The genomic interval GGTGCAGGTCGGCGGCGATCGCGGCGAGTTCGGTGGGGTCGGTGACCGCCCAGAGCCGGTGACGCAGGCCGTCGGGGAGCACGACGTCGACCAGCGGCTCGCGGGCATCAGCGGTCCGGACCGCGTCGGAGGCGGCCCCGCCCCCGTCGTACACGAGGAAGATGGGCTCGAGGTCGGCCTCGACCGCGGTGTAGAGCGCGAGCCGGTCGCTGACGGTGCCGGACATGGTGTTCTCGTGCGGCAGCACGATCTCGTCCTCCGGCGGGCTGAGCGCCAGCGCCCCGAGCAGCCCGCGCTGCGCGTGTCCCTCGCCGGCCTGCTCGTAGACGTAGAGCGCCGGCACGTCGTCGGGGGCGAGGGCGCCGGTGCTGCGCCACCCGCGGAGCAGGTCCGCGGCGCGGCGGTAGCGCGACTGCTCCCCGTCGGCGTCGCCGCGTGGAAGGATGAGGCGCACCACGTTGTGGTCGGACAGCTCCTCGAGCGCCGCCACGCCCGCGTCGTCGATGACGTCGTAGGGCGGGGAGGTCAGCCCGCTGAGCGGACCGGCGGCGGCAGGGTCGAAGCGCAGGGCCCGGAAGGGCGACAGGACGAGACCGGAAGGACGGGCAGGGGAGGGAGCAGCGGCGGTCACCCCGCCGATGCTAGGGCGGCGGCTCGCGAGGCCGCGCCAGCCGGGCCAGGGATCCACGAGGAGGAGCACGCGTGTCCGACAGGTACGACCCCCGGTACGACCCCCGTGCACCCGACGAGGAGAAGCCCCGGCCTTACGCCGATCTCCCGCCGCCGCCTCCGGACGTCGTGCCCCAGGGCGAGATCTGGGACTGGTACGCGCGCGGCCTCGACCTGCTCGAGAACGGCGACGTCAACGCCGCGATCCAGATCCTCACCCACACCGCGCAGGCCGAGCCGGAGTCGCGGCAGGTCCGCGAGGCGCTGGCGCGCGCGCAGTTCGACGTCGGGATGTACCCCGAGGCCCGCGAGAACTTCGAGTGGATCATCTCGGTGAACCCCGCTGACGACTACGCGCAGTTCGGCCTCGGCCTGGCCGCCACCAAGCTCGGTGACCTACCGGCCGCCGTGGAGCACCTCGCGCTGGCTGCCGCGATGCGCCCCGACATCACCTACTACGCCCAGGCGCTGCGCGGCGCGAAGGCGGCGCTGACCGCCGCCAAGCGCTGATCGGCCGAGGGCCGGTCAGGCAGGTGCCGGTCGGGCAGGTCCTGGTCGGTGACGGGCTCGCGAGCTGCGAGGGGCCGCTCGCGGCCGGCTACGACGCGGGGCTCTACGACCTCGACGGCGTGCTCTACCTCGCCACCGAGCCGATCCCGCACGCCGCCGCCTCACTGGCATCGGCGACGGAGCTCGGGCTGCGCCCGGCCTACGTCACCAACAACGCCTCGCGCAGCCCCGCAGTGGTCGCCGCGCTGCTCGCCAGCGTGGGTGTGTCGGCCGTCGAGCACGACGTGGTGACGAGCGCCCAGGCGTCGGTGCGGCTGCTCCACGAGCAGGTCGACCCGGGCAGCGAGGTGCTCGTCATCGGCTCCGACGACCTTGCCGCGGCGGTCGCCGACGGCGGCTACGCACCGGTGCGGGAGGCAGGCCCGGGCGTGCGGGCGGTGGTCCAGGGGCTGTCCTTCGACGTCGGCTGGCTGCAGCTGGCCGAGGCCGCGGTCGCGATCCGGGCCGGCGCGCTGTGGGTCGCGGCCAACACCGACACGACCTTCCCGTCACCCCGGGGGCCGCTCCCGGGTTGCGGTGCGCTGGTCGCCGCGCTCGTGACAGCGACGGGTCGGGAGCCGGTGGTCGCGGGTAAGCCCGGCCCCGCGCTGCACGCCGAGGCGGTCGAGCGGGTCAGTGCCCGGCGGCCGCTGGTCATCGGCGACCGGCTCGACACCGACGTGCTCGGCGCTGTCGGCGCGGGTGCCGACAGCCTGCTCGTCCTCACCGGCGTCTGCACCCTCGAGGCGCTGCTTGCCGCCCCCGCGGGCAGCCGCCCCGCCTTCGTGGCGGCCGACCTGCGCGGACTGCTCGAGGCCCACCCACCGGTCGAGCTCGTCGACGGGGGCGCCCGCTGCGGGACGGCCTTCGCGGCGTACGACGGGAAGGTGTCCGAGGGCGCGGGGGTCCCGGAGCTGCGGGCGGCCTGCGCCGCGGCGTGGGCGCGCGCCGATCAGATGAGCTGACGCAGCCGGAGCAGGTCGAGCGGCCCGGCCTGCACCCGCAGCTTGCCGGTGGCGAAGGCCGTCGGCACGGAGAGGCGGCCCTCGGCGAGGGAGATGAGGTCGTCCGAGCCGCAGGACAGGCGCACCTGCGCCCGGTCGGCGGTCTCGGTGTGGACGTCGCGCAGGCCCTCCTCGCACAGCCGGCCGACGAAGACGACGTCGAGGTCGTAGACCTTGCAGGAGACGGAGCGCTCGATGACGTACTTCGCGCGCAGGTCCGGGTCGAGGGCGTCGAGGCGCGCGACGAGGGCGTGCACGGTCGCCCACACCTCGTCGATCGTCGCCACGCGCTGCTCCTGGGTCCTCCGGCTGCCGCAACCGTAGCGCCGAGCGCGGTAGCGTCGTCGGGCGCCGGGGCCGTCCGTGCGCAAGCCCGTCCGACCCGAGCCCGTCCCCATCCGGAGGAACCGTGCGCGACGCACTCAAGAGCTACCTGGCGCTGGCCAACGGCGTCACCGAGCTGACCAAGCAGCGGGCCGTCACGGCCGCCAAGCAGCTCGTCGCCCAGGGCGAGGCCACCGCCAGTCAGGTCCAGGAGCTCGCCGAGGACCTGCTGCAGCAGAGCAAGCAGAACCGCGAGGCCGTCACCGCGCTGGTGCGCTTCGAGGTCGACAAGGCGCTCGGCCGCGTCGGCCTCGCCACTCAGGACGAGGTCGAGGCGCTCAAGGCCAAGGTGAAGGCCCTCGAGGCGCAGCTGTCGGGCCCGAAGGCTCCCGCTGCCAAGGCGGCTGCCCCGAAGGCGCCCGCGAAGAAGGCTGCTGCGAAGAAGGCGCCGGCGAAGAAGACCGGCGCGTGAGCGCCGCGGAGCAGGCCGTCGCCCTGCTGGAGCGGCTCGAGGAGCTGCCCGTGGCCGAGCACGTCGCGGTCTTCGACGGCGTGCACCGCCAGCTCCAGGACGCCCTCGCCGCGCTCGACGAGAACAACCGGGCCTAGGAGCCCCGGCTGGCCCGTCGCGCGCGGCTCGACGCCGAGCTGGTCCGTCGCGGGCTGGCGCGCAGTCGCGAGCACGCGAGCGCGCTCATCGCCGACGGGCTGGTCCGCGTCGCCGGCACGGTCGCGACCAAGCCGGCGACCGCGGTCGAGGCCGCGACCCCGCTGCTCGTCGACGCCGAGCAGGGTGAGACCTGGGTGTCACGGGGCGCCCACAAGCTGCTCGGCGCGCTGGACGCCTTCGGCGTAGGTGTCGAGGGTCGTCGGGCGCTGGACGCCGGCGCGTCGACGGGCGGCTTCACCCAGGTGCTGCTGCGCCGCGGGGCGGCGCACGTGGTGGCGGCCGACGTCGGCTACGGCCAGCTCGCGTGGGCGCTGCAGACCGACGAACGCGTGACCGTGATGGACCGCACCAACGTGCGGGCGCTCGAGCTCGCCGAGCCGGTCGACCTCGTCGTCGCCGACCTGTCGTTCATCCCGCTCGGGCTCGTGCTGCCGGCGCTCGCGGGGTGCTGCGCGGCCGGCGCAGACCTGCTGCCGATGGTCAAGCCGCAGTTCGAGGTCGGGCGCGAGCGGCTCCCGTCGGGAGGAGTGGTGCGCGACCATGCGCTGCGTGTGGAGACCGTGCGGCGGGTCGCCGGGCAGGCCCAGGAGCTCGGGCTCGGGGTGCGCGGTGTCGTCGCGTCGCCGCTGCCGGGGCCGTCGGGCAACGTGGAGTACTTCCTGTGGCTGACCGTCGGTGCCGACCCGCTCCCAGAGGTCGAGCTCGACACCGCGGTGGACAACGCCGTCGCGGCCGGACCTGCGTGACAGGGTGGTCGCCATGACGGACCGCCGATCGGTGCTGCTGCTCGCCCACACGGGGCGACCGGCGACGGTCGACGCTGCCCGTCTCGTCGTGTCGCGGCTGCTGGAGGCTGGCGTCGAGGTGCGCGTCCTCGCCGAGGAGTCCGACGACCTCAAGACCGAGGGCGTTGTCGTCCGCGACGAGGCCGGGTGCGCGACCGGCGCGGAGCTGGTGCTGGTGCTCGGCGGCGACGGCACGATCCTGCGGGCCGCGGAGCTCGCGCGCGGCGGGGGAGTGCCGCTGCTCGGCGTCAACCTCGGGCGGGTCGGCTTCCTCGCCGAGGCCGAGCACTCCGACCTCGAGGCGACGGTCGAGCAGGTGCTCGACCGGGCCTACGAGGTCGAGGAGCGGATGACGCTCGGCATCGACGTGGTCGTGGACGGGGAGCGGGTCGACAGCGGCTGGGCCCTCAACGAGGCGGCCGTGGAGAAGGCGGCCCGCGAGCGGATGCTCGAGCTCGTCGTGGAGGTCGACGGCCGACCGCTGTCGCGCTGGGGCTGCGACGGCGTCGTCGCCGCCACGCCGACCGGCTCGACGGCCTACGCGTTCTCGGCCGGTGGCCCCGTGGTGTGGCCCGCGGTGGAGGCCACCCTCGTCGTACCCGTGAGCGCGCACGCGCTGTTCGCCCGGCCGCTCGTCGTGTCGCCCTCGTCGGTCGTCGCTCTCGAGGTCCTGCCCAGCGGGTGCTCGGCCGTGGTGACCTGCGACGGGCGGCGCTCGCGGGAGCTGCCGCACGGTGCGCGGGTCGAGGTACGCCGAGGGGACATCCCCGTGCTGCTGGCGCGCACCCGGGAGCGGGCGTTCACCGACACTCTGGTCGAGAAGTTCGCCTTGCCCGTCGAGGGCTGGCGGGGGCGGGACTGACGTGCTCGAGGAGATCCGCATCTCGGGGCTCGGCGTCATCGACGAGGCCGTCCTGGAGCTCGCGCCCGGCCTGACCGTCGTGACCGGCGAGACCGGCGCCGGCAAGACGATGGTCGTGCAGGGGCTCGCGCTGCTCTTCGGTGGCCGCGGTGAGGGCGGGCGGGTTCGGCCCGGGGCCGACCGGGCCGTCGTCGAGGGCCGGCTCGTCCTCGACCCGGGCCACCCCGCGGTCGACCGGGCGCTCGACGCGGGCGCGGAGCTCGACGAGGGCGTCCTGCTGCTGAGCCGCACCGTGTCGGCCGACGGTCGCTCGCGCGCTCACGTCGGCGGGCGCAGCGTGCCGGTCGGGGTGCTTGCGGAGCTGAGCGAGTCGCTGCTCGCGGTCCACGGGCAGAGCGACCAGCAGCGGCTGCTCAAGCCGGCCCAGCAGCGCCAGGCGCTCGACCGCTATGCCGGGCCGCCGGTGCTGGACCTGCGTGACCGCTTCCGGGCCGAGTGGGTGCGCTGGCGCGACGTGCGCGGGACCCTCGCGGAGCTGCGCGCGGCCGCGGCGGAGCGGTTGCGCGAGGCCGAGCTGCTGCGGCTCGGGCTCGCCGAGGTCGAGGCCGCGTCACCGCTCGACGGCGAGGACGCCGCGCTGCGCGTCGAGGTCGAGCGGCTCGCCCACGCCGACGACCTCCGGACCGCGGCGAGCACCGCGCGAGAGGCGCTGACGGGCGACGACCTCGACGCCCCGGACGCGCTCGGGCTGCTGACCGCTGCCCGCAAGGCGCTGGAGGCCGCTGCGTCCCACGACCCGGCGCTGGCCGCGCTCGCGGAGCGCCTGGGGGAGACCGCCCACGCGGTCGCGGACGCTGCGGGGGAGCTGGCGTCGTACTCCTCGTCGGTCGATGTCGACCCGCTGCGGCTCGCGTCCGCGCAGGACCGGCTCGCGGTGCTGACGGCCCTGGTGCGCCGGCATGCGAGCGAGGACCTCATAGGCGTGCTGGCCTGGGCCGCGTCGGCGAGCGAGCGGCTGCTCGAGCTCGACGGCGCCGACGACCGGATCGCGGCGCTGGAGGCCGAGGACACCGCGCTCGAGGCGTCGCTCGGGGTGCTCGCCGAGGCGCTGTCGCAGGCACGCGTCTCCGCGGCGCTGCGCTTC from Mycobacteriales bacterium carries:
- a CDS encoding NAD kinase — encoded protein: MTDRRSVLLLAHTGRPATVDAARLVVSRLLEAGVEVRVLAEESDDLKTEGVVVRDEAGCATGAELVLVLGGDGTILRAAELARGGGVPLLGVNLGRVGFLAEAEHSDLEATVEQVLDRAYEVEERMTLGIDVVVDGERVDSGWALNEAAVEKAARERMLELVVEVDGRPLSRWGCDGVVAATPTGSTAYAFSAGGPVVWPAVEATLVVPVSAHALFARPLVVSPSSVVALEVLPSGCSAVVTCDGRRSRELPHGARVEVRRGDIPVLLARTRERAFTDTLVEKFALPVEGWRGRD
- the recN gene encoding DNA repair protein RecN gives rise to the protein MLEEIRISGLGVIDEAVLELAPGLTVVTGETGAGKTMVVQGLALLFGGRGEGGRVRPGADRAVVEGRLVLDPGHPAVDRALDAGAELDEGVLLLSRTVSADGRSRAHVGGRSVPVGVLAELSESLLAVHGQSDQQRLLKPAQQRQALDRYAGPPVLDLRDRFRAEWVRWRDVRGTLAELRAAAAERLREAELLRLGLAEVEAASPLDGEDAALRVEVERLAHADDLRTAASTAREALTGDDLDAPDALGLLTAARKALEAAASHDPALAALAERLGETAHAVADAAGELASYSSSVDVDPLRLASAQDRLAVLTALVRRHASEDLIGVLAWAASASERLLELDGADDRIAALEAEDTALEASLGVLAEALSQARVSAALRFGAAVSAELSELAMPHAEVSAAVTQREAVDGLPVGDLVLAAGPEGVDEVELLLVPHPGAPARALQKGASGGELSRVMLAVEVVFAGSDPVPVMVFDEVDAGVGGRAAVEVGRRLARLARDHQVVVVTHLPQVAAFADRHLHVVKRDDGTVTRSGVVALDDSERVQELSRMLAGHDSGMARGHAEELLAAAAQEKGER
- a CDS encoding tetratricopeptide repeat protein, which codes for MSDRYDPRYDPRAPDEEKPRPYADLPPPPPDVVPQGEIWDWYARGLDLLENGDVNAAIQILTHTAQAEPESRQVREALARAQFDVGMYPEARENFEWIISVNPADDYAQFGLGLAATKLGDLPAAVEHLALAAAMRPDITYYAQALRGAKAALTAAKR
- a CDS encoding SCP2 sterol-binding domain-containing protein, whose translation is MATIDEVWATVHALVARLDALDPDLRAKYVIERSVSCKVYDLDVVFVGRLCEEGLRDVHTETADRAQVRLSCGSDDLISLAEGRLSVPTAFATGKLRVQAGPLDLLRLRQLI
- a CDS encoding TlyA family RNA methyltransferase, which gives rise to MARRARLDAELVRRGLARSREHASALIADGLVRVAGTVATKPATAVEAATPLLVDAEQGETWVSRGAHKLLGALDAFGVGVEGRRALDAGASTGGFTQVLLRRGAAHVVAADVGYGQLAWALQTDERVTVMDRTNVRALELAEPVDLVVADLSFIPLGLVLPALAGCCAAGADLLPMVKPQFEVGRERLPSGGVVRDHALRVETVRRVAGQAQELGLGVRGVVASPLPGPSGNVEYFLWLTVGADPLPEVELDTAVDNAVAAGPA
- a CDS encoding HAD-IIA family hydrolase; protein product: MPVGQVLVGDGLASCEGPLAAGYDAGLYDLDGVLYLATEPIPHAAASLASATELGLRPAYVTNNASRSPAVVAALLASVGVSAVEHDVVTSAQASVRLLHEQVDPGSEVLVIGSDDLAAAVADGGYAPVREAGPGVRAVVQGLSFDVGWLQLAEAAVAIRAGALWVAANTDTTFPSPRGPLPGCGALVAALVTATGREPVVAGKPGPALHAEAVERVSARRPLVIGDRLDTDVLGAVGAGADSLLVLTGVCTLEALLAAPAGSRPAFVAADLRGLLEAHPPVELVDGGARCGTAFAAYDGKVSEGAGVPELRAACAAAWARADQMS
- a CDS encoding phasin family protein; amino-acid sequence: MRDALKSYLALANGVTELTKQRAVTAAKQLVAQGEATASQVQELAEDLLQQSKQNREAVTALVRFEVDKALGRVGLATQDEVEALKAKVKALEAQLSGPKAPAAKAAAPKAPAKKAAAKKAPAKKTGA